ACCTGGCACACAAGAGAAATGGGCACCGTCACCTACCAGTCCCCACACAGGTTTCTAAAACACGCTACCCCCTGAATAAAAGGGCAAACATACGTGCAATTCTCAGAGAAAGCAGCAATCTACAGACCCTAGCTCAGCCACAGTTCTAAGCACTGACCACACACGGCATGTGACTGTGCTCCAGGTGCCACAGGGCATGTGCAGACAGCAGCTGTGGTGCCCACAACCCTGCAAACAGGGCTTCTCGCCTCTACTGTATTTACAAACCAAAGGACTGAGGACCAGAGAAATTAAGCTACTTACACAAGTAAAATATCAGCATTTAAACTGTGACCTTAATCATCCTAAAAGACAGATCGTTAGCACATCTTAGCCACATTTAAGGGGTCACTTTTGCTTCTGAGGCAAGGCGTAGTTCACGCAAGATGGAGGTCACAGTTCAGTGATCTTTGAACTGAAATATATTCCATATACCTGCAGTGTATACCTGCTACTATGTTTCTTCATAGTAACAATAGATACAACAGTCTGGTcttctctagaaaataaaaaacagctttaaacactttatttttcaaataactcAGCTGAAAATCAAGCTACATTTATCCCGGTTCAGTAAGCATAATCAGTTGCACAGAAGTATCTACTGAGTCTGATTTAGTGACAAAATGAAACTGAAAGCAGCTAAGGCTGAGGAATAATTTTCCTAAAGTGATCACTACACAGAATGCATAATCCAGACGGCATCCGCAGGGCCCATGCCACCCAAGGGAACCCTGCCGCTCCTCAGAACACTCTACACCCGCATGTGCTCGTGCACACCCGACCTCCCGGAAGCCAGCAGAGAGTGCACGCCAGTGCATGTGGAGAGGCCACGTTGAGAAGCCATCCCCTCTGCAGCTTTTCACATGTGGAACCTTCCAGAAGTGACAGATGGCCACACTAGGGTCCACAGAAAGACAGTTATTTTGaggaaatgggctgggcacagtggctcacgcctgtcatcctggcactttgggaggccaaggtgggcacagatcgctggagcccaggagttcaggaccagcctgagcaacatggtgaaataccatctctaccaaaaatacaaacattagccagtcTCCTAAcctagtctcaaaataaataaataaaaattttaaaagttaaattaaaattaaatttaaagaaaagttcCAGTGAGTATTCCTAGTAACCTACTCTAGAGGCGATCACGGCATGGGCCTTGGCTCATGGTCAGGGATGGCATGAGCTAAAGAAAAAGACCACCCAGGAGGAGGTGTGACAAAGCGAAGGACGGAGGCTGCCAGTGGAATACCGTTCACCTGAGTATAGAAACAAACCCGCAGCCAGGCAGAGCACACGGGGCCTCAGGTCTGCTTCCTGACTGCTGGGCCGGTAGCAGGCTGGGCTCTCCTGCTGCTGAGATGAAACCTTCCTTCATCGAGTCTCTGCTCTCACCTTCCTTCCCGCCGATACACTCACTTCTCAGGTGGTTCCCACCTTGCTCTATGCCACCTGTCCTTTAGCCAACATGATCTGCtttcccccagcccagccctgaaaCGACTCTGGCTAACGTCACCAGCCCCCACAAGGTGAAACGTGACAGTCACTTCTCAGTTCTCATCACAGTTACAGCACATGTGACACCAACAACCAACTCTCCCCACATCCCTTCTGCTTCCTCCTGTGCACCTCTGATCATTCAGCTTCAATCCGTCAGGGGGGTCTCATCTCCCCAGAAACAGTCCCCCAAGGATCTGGTCTCAGCCCTCCCCCATCACTACTTGGGCTTTCCCAAGATAAGCATGCCCTTGGTCAGTGCTGGACCCCCAACGCCTGCAGACTACCTCCAGCCCAGGGCAGTCCTCAGACTTCAGCAGACACTCAGCAGACGCCAACAGGTGTCTCCTGCCACCTTGCCATGGGAACCTCACACTCAGGAATCCGACCTACCCAAACATGAAGCCACCTGGGTCCACTGCCCCTGTGCGTCCTTCCCCCTTAGCAGCCCACCAGCTAGGGCAGGTCCACGCCACTCCCCACTGTGCACGCAGGAAGCCACCCACCCAGGCCTGCCCAGTGTCCCTCCTGAGCAGCAACTCCCATCGCCCAGCGCAGCCTCCCTGCTGGGGATACCTGTCCCACCCCAATTTCCTCCCAGATAGGCTCCTTCCACTTCCGTCTCTCCTCACCAAATGCATCCTTCAGACGAAGGCCTGCAACCATTTTAAATTCACATCTAACCACCTCTGCTATGCTAAAGACCTTCCAGTGGTCCCTCACTAGTTTCAGGACAGAAGCCAGCATCCCTCGCCAAGGCGCAGCTCCTTCCTCGTGCAGCCTCAGCCAGCATCATTCTCCCCCAGCACCCAGCCCTCACTACAGGACACCACCACCAGCCTGCGGCACATGCGGGCTTCTCCACCATCCCCACGCCTCCCTCACTCCTGCTGCGCTACAGATGACAGGCCATTCGTCAAAACAGCTGTCCCTGACACTATCCCATCTCCCAGTTGGTTACACATTTCTCCTATGTGCCCCTAAAGCAGCCAGGAGTAATGCTCAGGAGCTGCTAAGTACACTTGATTGCAATTAACCATCTCCGCTGGTTCAACAGCCCCCAACCCTGGGCCTGTGGGAGCCTTGTCTTATGTTTCTTCATATTCATATCCCGAGCACCTAAGAGAACCTGGCACACCACAGGCACTCCAGAAACACCTGCTGGTGACCTGACCCGCTGCTCAGCATACCCAGGGAGGATCAGCCCCCATCAGAAGCAAGGGCTTGCAGTGCTCTTGTGGGCGGCAAGCTCACAGGTGGAGTACCCGCAACACCAGGACACACGAGCAGCCAGGAGCAGGCGTCTCCTCCGCAGAATCGTCACCTGGCTTGCTTTGGCCTCCTCTTTCACTCACTAACCAATAGTACTTCCTCTGAGTTCCCAGATTCCAGTTTTCCACTGGCTCCAGCCACCTCAGTCTACAGATGAAAACGCCGTCAGTCAGGCTGTCTACCAGGCCTGTTCAACACACCACCCAACAGAGTCCTAGTCACAGACACCCCAACCCCACCCTGACTCCTCAAGGTCAGCCTGCTTCAAACCACATGGtctttgttcctttccatttgcCACTTGTCAGACCTTCCCCAATACAGCAACACAAAGCTACTGTCCTAAAAAATGGCAACGTGTCAGAGGGAAGGACTGTGGTGATGCCGGCAACTGGCAGGGCCAACATCCCAATTCATCAAAATCATACACTAGAAACTGGAGCGTTTATTACAATTAGAGCTACAGCCTAGGTATTGCTAGGGCAGGCTGAGCGCGGGGCAGGTTCTAACGGGAGGCTGTGGGGACTGCAGTTTAAGCTGTGTGTGTTTGAGGTCCGGGGCTTCAATCTGCTTTTACAGGGAGACACGATAGCACAAAACACACCTATTTTAGGAGGGAGAAAGGGTGGAAGACATCTTAGGAAGTCCCTTTTTCCAGTGGAGACCAATTAAGTAATGGCATTTATTCATCAACAAACATTCATAAACACAGTAAGTGCAAGGTGAGTCTATCACAGCCTTTGCaaagacacaccacacacccagAAGCCTGTCTGCAACCCTGACTCACACTGCTTTCGGATGAATCCCTGGTTGTACATCGCCTCCAGGAACACAAAGTCACTGAAGATGGAGCGCTCCAATACAACACCTTGTCCtgtttaaaaacaagcaaacagaaactGAAAATCAGACACAGAGCATAGCACTGTCAACTGATCACTgtatttcagaaaaaagaaaataacagtcaTTTACAATTCCATTTCCACACCAAAATACTGAAAAGaacatacacatatttaaaagtggaaagtcattttcaaaaactgaaattGTCTTTTCAGTTTTGAGCAATATAACATTGTTTCATTCAGTCAGCTATAACGGAAAGCATCCAGTTAATACAAAAAgtgctttgtttttaaataatgtattccaTCCCTACAGTGTCCACCCCCATCCTGCTCCTGCCCCCACCATTCCAGTCAGGTCTACCAATGCTGGGCTACTTCTCAACCTCACCTCCGTCCACTCCCAGCCTCACTGGCTGTGTTACTATCACAGCAGCCCCGTCGGAGACTGGTGCAGCTCAGAGCACTGGTCCCCGGTTCCCAGCCAGCCTCCCTGTGGTCAACCCTGCTGTGTCTGGGCAGAGGCTTCCCCTAATCTTCCTACCTAGCCTCTCGCCGTGGCCTCCTTCCTCAGAGCACCCACCACTCACCTGGGACAAGACATTCTTGTTTCCACATCGAGTCTTCGTCCCCCTACTAAAACACAGGCTTCCCTCCCTGTGGCACCCGTAGCTCCCAGAATGGGTCTGGCACACAGCAGTCATGcactaaatatttaatgaatacattCACCCAGCGCCAATGTGCCCCAAGAACACTGAGATGGGAGCAAGCTGCACCTTTTTTTTCTAAACGGGAAATAGGTTACTACAGCACACAAAAAAACAAGGTTTTGTTTAACaagtaaaatgtttctttttcattttaagaaatgaataGTCAGAAGACAGGGTTGAAGAATGCTTCAAAAAGAACATGGAGTAAGCCTGGATGTCAGTATAAGTCCATGCTACGACATCAGCTCCTGGATTGGCTCCTGGTAAAGCACCTCAAAACAGAAACAGCAGACCACATTGTTTTCTTAGGAGTAACACTAACTAAGATCAGGGCTTACGTtcatataagaaaagaaagaatcactaataaaatgttgaaaaagcaaGACAATAACTCCACCACTGTACAACTGTGTAGATACGTGTCATGGACACACACTGCATCCATGGAGACCTGAAGGAGCACAGGCAGCGGCTCCTGAGCACAGCTCTGAGAAGGAGCCCTGTCAGCCGGCCACTCTTGGTGAAAACCACATTCTTGTTCTCACAGCTCAGACCCCATGAAGCCAACCCTAGCGGGAGCTGAGCTTCTGTGTGAGAAGCTCATCAGAGGCACTGCCAATCGATGAGCGTGGCAAGCACTGCAATGTAAAACAGACACACAGGCCCCAAGAACCCACCCAGCTCCCTCTCTCTGCACACAGATGTGCCCTTTGCTGCCACCTGTGAATTCAGGACTGCCGTGGCATGGTAGCTTTGACCACAACTCGGCAGTGCATCTGCGGTCCAACTCTCAGGATGTCTAGCATGCACTGCTGTTTCCCAGGATGATTACAGTCGCCCCTGGCTGGACCCTGACCTCGTTCTGCACACAAGTAGTCCATGTTCCTGCCCTTTCATCAACATTCCCTTCCTCTCCTAACTATACTTTCTGATCCCTGTTCTCCATCTCCCTGACTCCCCAGTACACAGCTCCACTTTCTGGTCCCTGTCTCCATCTCCCCGGCTCCCCAGTACACAGCTCTACTTTCTGATCCccgtctccacctcccagcctccccagtacacAGCTCCTGCCCATTTCCTTCCTGTTTGGACATCTTCAAGGGAAGCATCCTCTCCTCCTGCACTGGCCTATGGGACTCTGCGTGTTCTCCCTACCCCCGTCATCTTATCAAGGTTAACGTCTACCTTGTGGCTTTATGGTGAATTCCAGCCTATCTCTGGGCCCTCCAGAACAACCCTATTTTGTTGGCATCCACATCTCTGTCTGTATGGCACATGCACAATCTTCATAAGTGTGATCCCATTTCCTCCTGGACACTTCTATGCtctcttttcccctttgttttgacacatttcatatataaatgaatatgtaAGTATAGAAGCCTAAAGCAGTGCCTTGAGAATTCTATACAATCCATAAATCTCACTCCAGTATCCACAGTGAAATAGCATTAAATTAATTCTGAAGCAAAAATAACACAATCTCAAGAAATTCATGATCTTGTTGGAAAGACAGAGCTTACTTCATCAAACACCCTTAAAGGAAAGCTCGACTCAGTGGCAATTTAACGTGGCTGAATTCTAGAACAGCATTCAAGTACAGAACAAGTCTAACTGCCCAGAAATACTGCACCTGTCGTCAGCAAGTGCTCCAAGGCATCCGAGTACTGCAGGAGGCGACTGCTGTACAACCAGGACTGCAGGCGGTAACTGTGGCCATCATTGCTTCTCGGATCATCATAAAATTTCTCCAAACTAATATTGCCACTATAGTCTTCGGCGAGGGGCTTCCCATCTCCTGTGGTACTGTCTACATAATGAATCCCCGCTTCAGGAAAGTGCTTGAAGCCTGAAAAGAGAAACAATCGATGCAGTCTCACGTACATCACTCACTTCCCGCAGGGAGCAGTGTGGCCTAGCCAAAACACACAGCCTGCCCGATTATCACCACCAGGGATGGCGTCAAAGACCTAGAGAAAGTCACCTTCATGCCTGGGTTTCATCATGTATGAAGGGAATACACAACATATACGAGCAAGCATGTGAGCGAAGGAGCTTGCACCGTGCCCTTATCCAGGTTCCTCCTGAAAGCACTGCTCCCTGTAACCACAGGAGCCCCCTCTAGCGGGCAGCTGCTGTCATGCAGGTGCTACAGAAAGGTACGAGGGACACACAGCTGCACCAGGAGTCCGGAAGGGGCTCTAACCTTGGCTGTGGGACCCAGCTATGTGGCAGCCGCTCACTTAGGAGTATACCCATCTGTGAGTGAGTACCATCCTCAGCTCTATTTCAGAGGCTGTCGCAAAGTTCAAACACAACAGTTTACGTGGAAGTGCCCTGCTTACACTGTCCACATAAAATTCCAATTCAAACTGACAACCATCATGGATttttacaaattttccaaacacaaaagattaaaaacagctttttcttgttttataaaacagctttttcaataaacaaaaatgtgaaatacCCATCTTAGGTccaattattaaacatttaatattatttaatattaatattgaagAAACACCAGTGAAATAAGCAACCATATATCTGAGAAAAACGTATCATTCTGTATAACATAAAATCGTACCTAGTTTCTCTGCTACTTCTTTTGCAAGTCTGCCTTTTCCGGTACATATATTGCCATCTACAGTTATCACCTTGCTGTGCTCTGTCATTCTTGTGCTTGTTTTATCCCCAAATAGGAAACGCCACATTCCATAGTGCAGCTTGCACTGCACACTGCTATGAATTCCtctctgaaaaacacaaaatcacaCAGCAGCACGTTGTGACCACTCTGGTTCCTGTAGGCATTAGCAATTATTAGGTAAAAATACTGAGAAATCTCTTGGTGATAAAAATGCCAACATCTACATCTTTATTGCctattaatttgtttaattagCTGTCTATCCCCCACCACTCTGTACATGCAAGTTTCATTAAGGGCAGATATATTGTCTGTTTGTTCACTGCTAAATCCTCAGGCCCTGGAACAgtgtctgaaatttttattaaatatgtttactATGTTCAATAAAaattggagggagggagggaggggggatggatggatggatgggtggatggatggacagatggacggacggacggaaggaagaaagacagggaTGGAGGGGAGCTTGGGAGTGAAGGGAagggaataaaaaatatttctctaatcCAAGCTTCTGTCCCCAGCTCCTGACCTAGTTACTCCACTGCCTATTAAACAGCTCCACCTAGATGTCCTGAAGGCACCTGAAGGTAACACAGCTAAGGTGAAAAGCCCCCAAATCTGCTTTCCCTCACAGCAGGGAATATCCACTACCTAACAAGCAAGAGAGAGCAAATTTGAGTGACACCTTCCTTCAACTGCAGAATTACGCACAAAATCCTAACTCTTCAAACTCTTTGGACACTGCATCACCTCCCTATGCTATGTGCTGACTCTGTAGACATCCTCACACCTCTCATCTATAAGGCAAAGACCTGCTTCAACTCCTGTCTCCAGCGTCCCAATTTATTCTCCACGCTAAAACCAAAACAAtccttccaaaaaaagaaaaaaaaacataaccaaaagtaaaataaactgaaaaagttCAACACGTATGATGGGATAATAGCCTTACCATATACAGAGATTGTATAGCAcaagaagcaaaacaaagaataaaaacacatagcttattttaaaattataaaatacagctAAAAACCACATGAAAAAGTGGTTAATCttgctacaaaaaaaacaaaagactatCATCAAGAGACATTAGTTTTTCATGtatcaaaatgagaaataatttttaaaatgattacagAGTTAGGACAACACAATGAGTACCATCCTAAACTGCTAATGGTAATGAAACCTAGAGGACACTGGGTCTACAGCATTAGGAATCCATTCAAAGGCTATATACATAAGACTGACCTATAAGGATGCTCAATGAAGTATGATATGGAACATCaaaaatgcaaacagaaaccCTTAAATGTCCGACAACGAAGgaatagttaaaaaaaatgtaaggcATATCCATATTACGGAATACTAAGTactcaagaaaatataaaaatattaaaatacttctttgtgaaatttaaataaaacaggagaatataaaatatcaagATATTTTTCGATCTTGATTTATTTGATAACTGAAGAGTAAGGAAGAAACAAGTTACAAAACAATGCAGAGcagacaacccaatttaaaaatgggcaaaagatgtgaacaCCTCTCGCAAATGAAATTAACTCagatagcaaataagcatatgaaaagatgctgaacacTGTATGTCATGAGATATTCCAAAGTTAAAACAAGATACCACTACGCATCTATCAGAATGGATAGCAATCCAAAGTAACGGACAGCCCCGCACGTTGGCAAGATGCAGAGCAACAAGGAGAGccttcactgctggtgggagtcaAATGGCACAGTCACTCTGGAAGATGGCTTGGCACCTGCTTAGAAAACTAGTCTTACTACATGATCCGGTAATCACTCTTCCAGGTATTACCCAACTGatataaaaatgtgtttccaAAAACAATCTGCACATACATgattacagcagctttattcataattgccaaaaacttgaagcaaccaagatgcccttcaatTGCTGAATGGATTAACTGAAATACATCCATGCAATGAGATATTATTCagtgattaaaaagaaatgagttatcaagCCACGAAGACATAAGTGAATCTTACACAGATACTTCCAAGTATTCAAGGCGTCTGAAAAGGcaatatattgtataattctaaTTATATGACATTCCACAAAAGGCAACTATGGAAATGGTAATGATACCTGTGGTTGTCAGGGGTTCGAGGAAAAGAAGGGTTTAATAGGTAAAGCAGAGGCGAATTTTTTAAGGCAGGGAAGCTACTCTGTATGAACCTATAACAGTGGCGACATGCCATCATACACTTGTCAGAACCCATAGAACCTTatagcacaaagaaaaaaatccatagaaCCTTATAGCACAAAGAATGCATGCAATGTATGCACATTTTTGAAAACTCATTAGGTAGAAGGATCCCAGGATGTAAAGCAGAGTATGACAAAGCAATCCAACTGTGttacaaatgtatgaaacaatTTCACTGAAAAAGGCGGGGGCAAACTGCTAAGAAATGAGTAGTCAGTAAGAGtaaaggcagaaggaagagaacacaaGCACTGGACTCCGTTTCTGCTCAACATCGCATCACCCCAGCACCTAGCAGGGCCCGACCTTTAAATGGCTCTTGACAGGGCTGCTACGTGAATTATCGAATGACAAGCGCGCGTGCCCCCGGCCTGCCACCCGCACACTGGCCTCCCGCATCAGGGCAGCCTCCGGGCGATCACCTCCGCGCTCCAGCGTTTTGCTTAAAGCTGAGATAAAATGGCCTGCAGAAGCTCGTGGCCCCCCTGAAGTCTGTCCACGACCAAAGACCAAACAATTCCGGAGGCCGGAGGGGTCCCCCAAACCCACCCCGAGAGCGACCCTGGGAGCCGCCGCCAGAGGCCGGGTGAGATGTGGAactgcccccctcccccacctcgcCCGCCGCCGCCCGCTGCCCGCTCACCACGCGCTGGGCGCCCGCCGCCAGGACCCGGACGGACGCGGTCGTCGGGGCCAGTTTCAGGAGCCGGAAGGCCATGGCTACCCCGTCAGCTCAGGCTCAAGGACCCAAGGGGACGCGGTCGCGGCGGGGCCCTTTCCTGCGGCAGGCGCGCTGCCGTGACGTCACGGCTGGGGTGCCCGCGGCGCCTGTCGGGAACCTTCTAGCGGCGCGTCCGGGCGGTGCTGCGCCGAGGCCCTCGGGGGCTTCCGCGGAGATCGCCAGCGGGCTGCCGGGGGTCCTGCGGGTTGGGCTGAGGGCTGAGAGGCGGGGGTTGGAGGTGAGGGTGGGGGCAGCAGGCTCGCTGCCCGGCCCCTGCCTAGGTTCTGAGTTGCTGCAGTGTCGGGAGAGCTGAGGCAGCCCCGGGCGTGGAGCGACCTCTGCGTCTCAGGGTCCTGCGTCCCAGGGTCCTGTGCTCCCCGCGTCCCCGAATCCCGCAGGCGCGGTGTGGACGTCAAAGCGACCTCCTAGAGAACGTTCCTAGCTCTCAGAACGTTCTAGCTGGGGAGGGAAACGGGGAAAGCGGGGCGAGGAGCGGAGGGACGGGGTGGAACCTCTGCCGCGGGGCGCCAGTCCGGGACAGGGACCTGGCAAGGACGGCCTGGGTCGCCTCTGGGGCTGAAGGCTGAGTGGTCTCATCCAGGGGACCTGCTGTGAACACATTGAATAGAGGGGAAAACAAACGGAAAAGCACACGCTCCAAGTCCATCTCTTAAACCTGTGCTCCCGTCAGGACCTGGGCTCTGGGCTCCACGTAGGAACCTTGCGTGTGAGGTTTCCTTCCAAGTACGCCTCCTGTTTGGAAGGGTTTTTATGATCTTTTGTGTTCCTCGGGCTTTTTGTTCTTAACCCCTGAAATATTCTTTAactttgttttcaacttttcagaAATGATCATGCGATTGTAAAACAGTGGGAATGCGGCTGTGTAAACTAAGGCCGGTTGTATGGATGTTTCCATAATTGAAGAATTGCTTTTTGTCAGAAATACGGATTCCCCGTCCCCAACGCAGGGGGGGGGCCTGGTTTTCAGATCCTGGAGGGACCTTGAAATCCATTTAACAATCTTCCAACCAATTCTGATGCAAATAGTCCACATGAGAGAAATACTGGTCTAGACTCTGTTTTCCGTGAGCAGGGACCACGTCCACATCCTTCGCTGTGCCCCCAGCCCCATGCAAAGCTCCTGACACATCACATATGCCACAAAGAAAGTTGTATGAACACACATACAACTGGAGGGTGTAACCAGACAGCCCTGAATCCTCCAGCCCCACTGAGTCACAGCTTATAATCTTCAAATAGAAGGACTCAAGGCCTCCCTTCACATCTCCATATCTCTAGAAAGCCCAGCATCTTTTTCGGTGTTTCTGAGAATTCTGGGAAATGAATGGGGGATGGCGGGGACGTTTTCAGATTTTTCTCATCAGCTTTACCCCAGGTGAAGACACGCCTTTATCTTATTTTCTAAGGTAAGATTCTAGTGTTTCACCTTTTACTGATGGtataagaaaaggagagagatcaCCATaggaaacaatataaaattaaataattaccGGACGTCGCCGTCCTAAAGCTTCTTTTGAACATTTGGTATTATTTATTACCTACCATTATATTTTGGAAATTGGCTCCCCGTGTCAGGCACTTCTGACACTGCCTTCTCCCTGGACATACTCATCGGG
The sequence above is drawn from the Macaca mulatta isolate MMU2019108-1 chromosome 12, T2T-MMU8v2.0, whole genome shotgun sequence genome and encodes:
- the NDUFA10 gene encoding NADH dehydrogenase [ubiquinone] 1 alpha subcomplex subunit 10, mitochondrial isoform X2 produces the protein MAFRLLKLAPTTASVRVLAAGAQRVRGIHSSVQCKLHYGMWRFLFGDKTSTRMTEHSKVITVDGNICTGKGRLAKEVAEKLGFKHFPEAGIHYVDSTTGDGKPLAEDYSGNISLEKFYDDPRSNDGHSYRLQSWLYSSRLLQYSDALEHLLTTGQGVVLERSIFSDFVFLEAMYNQGFIRKQCVDHYNEVKNITACEYLPPHLVVYIDVPVPEVQRRIQKKGDPHEMKITSAYLQDIENAYKKTFLPEMSEKCEILQYSAREAEDSTRVVEDIEYLKFEKGPWLQQDNRSLHHLRLLVQDKFEVLNYTSIPVYLPEITIGAYQSDRVLHQFRTLPGRKYSPGYNTEAGDKWIWLK